One segment of Streptomyces bathyalis DNA contains the following:
- a CDS encoding sigma-70 family RNA polymerase sigma factor, giving the protein MKETVRIAGTGGTAPPDLAQLLSQVARGDQDAFADVYDRIAGPVLGLVRSVLRDPAQSEEVAQEVLVEVWRTAAHFRPEKGSAMSWVLTFAHRRAVDRVRSAQASADREQRAAMLNRTPAFDEVTEAVEARLEREQVRRCMRTLTELQRQSVTLAYYRGLTYREVAELLAQPLGTVKTRLRDGLIRLRDCLGVTA; this is encoded by the coding sequence GTGAAAGAAACCGTGCGGATCGCGGGCACGGGCGGCACGGCCCCGCCCGATCTGGCCCAGTTGCTCTCCCAGGTGGCACGCGGGGACCAGGACGCCTTCGCCGACGTCTACGACCGCATCGCCGGCCCTGTCCTGGGCCTCGTCCGCAGCGTGCTGCGCGACCCGGCGCAGTCCGAGGAGGTCGCCCAGGAGGTGCTGGTGGAGGTGTGGCGCACCGCGGCGCACTTCCGTCCGGAGAAGGGCAGCGCGATGTCGTGGGTGCTGACCTTCGCGCACCGTCGTGCCGTGGACCGGGTGCGTTCGGCACAGGCCTCCGCGGACCGCGAGCAGCGCGCGGCCATGCTGAACCGCACGCCCGCGTTCGACGAGGTCACCGAGGCGGTGGAGGCCCGGCTCGAACGTGAGCAGGTACGCCGCTGCATGCGCACCCTCACCGAACTCCAGCGCCAGTCGGTGACCCTGGCCTACTACAGGGGGCTGACGTACAGGGAGGTCGCCGAGCTCCTGGCACAGCCCCTCGGCACCGTGAAGACCCGGCTGCGCGACGGCCTGATCCGGCTGCGCGACTGCCTGGGGGTGACGGCGTGA
- a CDS encoding DUF1295 domain-containing protein yields MNGFPWGDFAVGLAACAGAALAVMLATFAVALVKGMHRIVDVAWGLGFTAVAAVSFALSAGHGDDGRRLLVTLLTAVWGLRLAGHIALRGRGHGEDPRYERLLARARGNPRLYALRTVYLLQGALVWLVSLPVQATQYVPGPVSGPQAVLAAAAVAVWLTGFLFETVGDAQLARFKADPDARDITGARIMDRGLWRYTRHPNYFGDFLVWWGLYLTACADAAVAAVTLVSPLVMSLLLTKGSGKRLLERQLANRPGYAEYAARTSGFFPLPPRRDGTGRAGV; encoded by the coding sequence GTGAACGGCTTCCCCTGGGGCGACTTCGCCGTCGGCCTCGCCGCCTGTGCCGGTGCCGCTCTCGCCGTCATGCTCGCGACCTTCGCCGTCGCCCTGGTCAAGGGCATGCACCGCATCGTCGACGTGGCGTGGGGGCTGGGCTTCACCGCCGTCGCCGCGGTCTCCTTCGCGCTGTCGGCCGGCCACGGCGACGACGGGCGGCGTCTGCTCGTCACGCTGCTGACCGCCGTCTGGGGGCTGCGGCTCGCCGGGCACATCGCCCTGCGCGGCCGCGGGCACGGCGAGGACCCGCGCTACGAGCGCCTGCTGGCGCGGGCCCGCGGCAACCCGAGGCTGTATGCGCTGCGCACCGTGTACCTGTTGCAGGGCGCGCTGGTGTGGCTCGTCTCGCTGCCGGTACAGGCCACCCAGTACGTGCCGGGGCCGGTCTCGGGTCCTCAGGCGGTACTCGCGGCGGCCGCGGTGGCGGTCTGGCTGACCGGCTTCCTCTTCGAGACCGTCGGGGACGCGCAGCTCGCCCGCTTCAAGGCCGATCCCGATGCCCGCGACATCACGGGCGCCCGGATCATGGACCGGGGCCTGTGGCGGTACACGCGGCACCCCAACTACTTCGGGGACTTCCTCGTGTGGTGGGGGCTGTACCTGACGGCGTGCGCGGACGCGGCCGTCGCGGCGGTGACGCTGGTCTCCCCGCTGGTGATGAGCCTGCTGCTGACCAAGGGCAGCGGAAAGCGGCTGCTGGAGCGGCAGTTGGCCAACCGCCCCGGCTACGCGGAGTACGCGGCCCGCACCAGCGGCTTCTTCCCCCTGCCGCCCAGGCGCGACGGGACAGGCCGAGCAGGGGTGTGA
- a CDS encoding PHP domain-containing protein has protein sequence MDPITALDRIAFLLERALAPTYRVRAFRTASEVLAGLGPQEVERRAASGQLESLKGVGPKTAQVVREALRGEVPGYLAKLEDEEESRPEATTVDDAPVTDEARGLRSALRGDCHMHSDWSDGGSPIETMARTAAGLGHEWAALTDHSPRLTVARGLSADRLREQLDVVAEVNEQVAPFRLLTGIECDILLDGSLDQDEELLARLDVVVASVHSKLRMPAAEMTRRMVAAVRHPLVDVLGHCTGRLRSSRPESEFDAEAVFAACAESGTAVEINCRPERLDPPRRLLRRAVDAGVHFSIDTDAHAPGQLDWQINGCVRAAECGVPEERVINTWTATELLSWTHGSRDA, from the coding sequence GTGGACCCGATCACGGCACTGGACCGGATCGCTTTCCTGCTGGAGCGCGCGCTGGCCCCCACCTACCGGGTGCGGGCCTTCCGTACCGCGTCCGAGGTGCTGGCGGGCCTGGGACCGCAGGAGGTGGAACGGCGCGCGGCCTCAGGACAGCTCGAATCACTCAAAGGGGTGGGCCCCAAGACCGCACAGGTCGTACGGGAGGCGCTGCGCGGCGAGGTCCCGGGCTATCTCGCGAAGCTGGAGGACGAGGAGGAGTCCCGGCCGGAGGCGACGACCGTTGACGACGCCCCGGTCACCGACGAGGCGCGGGGCCTGCGTTCGGCGCTGCGGGGCGACTGCCACATGCACTCCGACTGGTCGGACGGCGGCAGCCCCATCGAGACGATGGCCCGTACGGCAGCCGGACTCGGCCACGAATGGGCGGCGCTGACGGACCATTCGCCACGGCTGACGGTGGCCCGCGGCCTGTCCGCGGACCGGCTGCGGGAACAGCTGGACGTGGTGGCGGAGGTCAACGAACAGGTGGCTCCGTTCAGGCTGCTGACCGGCATCGAGTGCGACATCCTCCTGGACGGGTCGCTGGACCAGGACGAGGAGCTGCTGGCCCGCCTCGACGTGGTCGTCGCGTCCGTGCACTCCAAACTGCGGATGCCGGCGGCGGAGATGACGCGCCGCATGGTCGCCGCCGTGCGTCATCCGCTCGTGGACGTGCTGGGGCACTGCACGGGCAGGCTGCGCTCCAGCCGCCCGGAGTCCGAGTTCGACGCGGAGGCGGTCTTCGCGGCGTGTGCGGAGTCGGGCACCGCCGTGGAGATCAACTGCCGCCCGGAACGGCTCGATCCGCCCCGCCGCCTGCTGCGCCGGGCCGTCGACGCGGGCGTCCACTTCTCCATCGACACCGACGCGCACGCGCCCGGCCAGCTGGACTGGCAGATCAACGGGTGCGTCCGTGCGGCGGAGTGCGGCGTGCCCGAAGAGCGCGTCATCAACACCTGGACGGCCACGGAGCTGCTGAGCTGGACACACGGTTCCCGCGACGCGTGA
- a CDS encoding helix-turn-helix domain-containing protein — MTSSAAGDSSAGPMLRSWRERAGLSQLDLALRAESSSRHISFIETGRSRPSRAMVLKLAEQLEVPVRERNALLVSAGYAPHYPETPLDSPAMESLRADLERMVTAYEPYPALALNGAYQVLAANRGILMLLDGVAPWLLEPPVNAMRITLHPDGLARRIVNFREWRGHLLHQMERQLALLRSEPLRALYEEVTAYPLPPGGEETAGEASPFALPMVIEHAGRRLAFLSAVTTFNTPMDVTVSELAVETFLPAGPETAKDLQLLMP, encoded by the coding sequence ATGACCTCCTCCGCCGCCGGTGACAGCAGCGCCGGGCCCATGCTGCGGAGCTGGCGGGAGCGTGCGGGGCTGAGCCAGCTCGATCTCGCCCTGCGGGCCGAGTCGTCGTCCCGGCACATCAGCTTCATCGAGACGGGCCGCTCCCGTCCCAGCCGGGCGATGGTGCTGAAGCTGGCGGAACAGCTGGAGGTGCCCGTACGGGAGCGCAACGCCCTGCTGGTGTCCGCCGGTTACGCACCGCACTACCCGGAGACGCCGCTCGACTCCCCCGCCATGGAGTCCCTGCGCGCCGACCTGGAGCGCATGGTCACCGCGTACGAGCCCTACCCGGCTCTCGCCCTGAACGGCGCCTACCAGGTGCTCGCCGCCAACCGGGGCATCTTGATGCTGCTCGACGGCGTCGCGCCGTGGCTGCTGGAGCCGCCGGTCAACGCCATGCGCATCACGCTCCACCCGGACGGGCTCGCCCGGCGGATCGTCAACTTCCGCGAGTGGCGCGGCCATTTGCTGCACCAGATGGAGCGGCAGCTGGCGCTGCTGAGGTCCGAGCCGCTGCGTGCCCTGTACGAGGAGGTGACGGCCTACCCGCTGCCGCCGGGCGGCGAGGAGACGGCCGGGGAGGCGAGCCCGTTCGCGCTTCCCATGGTCATCGAGCATGCCGGGCGCAGGCTCGCCTTCCTCTCGGCCGTCACGACCTTCAACACACCCATGGACGTGACGGTCTCCGAGCTGGCGGTGGAGACGTTCCTGCCCGCCGGTCCGGAGACGGCCAAGGACCTTCAGCTGCTCATGCCGTAG
- a CDS encoding 4a-hydroxytetrahydrobiopterin dehydratase, with translation MAPEPLTRQQTDDALAELPGWSTDGDSISRTYSFAKHLPAAAMVVHVAAIQEELNHHSEMSLGYNKLSVTVNTHSVGGQVTAKDIELARRIEEIAAGHGAS, from the coding sequence ATGGCTCCCGAACCGCTGACCCGGCAGCAGACCGACGACGCACTGGCCGAGCTTCCCGGCTGGAGCACCGACGGCGACAGCATCAGCCGCACCTACTCCTTCGCGAAGCACCTTCCGGCCGCCGCGATGGTGGTCCATGTCGCCGCGATCCAGGAGGAGCTGAACCACCATTCGGAGATGTCGCTCGGCTACAACAAGCTGTCCGTCACGGTGAACACGCACAGCGTCGGGGGGCAGGTCACCGCGAAGGACATCGAGCTGGCCCGCCGCATCGAGGAGATCGCGGCGGGACACGGCGCGAGCTAG
- a CDS encoding SAM-dependent methyltransferase: MSPHIPSEYGRRAAVDPLRWPDVARAPRRAPVRTALAARLVRRALRRLPLRVRTEDGESLGRGGPVLELHDSEAFFARIGRSGLIGFGESYMAGEWDAPDLAGVLTVLAGNVTALVPRRLQQLRALWAARQPASGRNTEDHSRENIHHHYDLSNDLFALFLDDTLTYSSALFSGIPAAWPDLAPAQRRKIDQLLDMAEVGPGTRLLEIGTGWGGLALRAADRGAQVVTATLSEEQLKLARERVRAAGHEDRVTLLLRDYRQLTGTYDAIVSVEMIEAVGAEFWAGYFRCVDRLLAPGGRAVLQAITMPHERMLATRNTYTWIQKYIFPGGLLPSLDAIDHTTREATGLRVTRQELFGPHYAETLRLWRERFTERAPEAAALGFDATFQRMWTFYLAYSEAGFRAGYLDVGQLLLTRPSEPAAPGGPEKDKENPA, from the coding sequence GTGAGTCCGCACATACCATCCGAGTACGGGCGCCGCGCCGCCGTGGACCCCCTGCGCTGGCCCGACGTGGCCCGCGCTCCACGCCGCGCGCCCGTACGCACAGCCCTCGCTGCACGCCTGGTGCGGCGCGCCCTGCGGCGCCTGCCACTGCGAGTACGTACCGAAGACGGGGAGAGCCTCGGCCGGGGCGGTCCCGTGCTCGAACTCCACGATTCCGAGGCGTTCTTCGCGAGGATCGGACGGTCCGGCCTGATCGGCTTCGGCGAGTCGTACATGGCGGGGGAGTGGGACGCACCCGACCTGGCTGGGGTGCTCACCGTCCTCGCCGGGAACGTCACCGCGCTCGTGCCGCGGCGCCTGCAGCAGCTGCGTGCCCTGTGGGCGGCGCGGCAGCCCGCGAGCGGACGCAACACCGAGGATCACTCGCGCGAGAACATCCACCACCACTACGACCTGTCCAACGACCTCTTCGCCCTCTTCCTCGACGACACCCTCACCTACTCCTCGGCGCTCTTCAGCGGCATCCCCGCGGCGTGGCCCGACCTGGCTCCCGCCCAGCGGCGCAAGATCGACCAGCTGCTCGACATGGCCGAAGTGGGCCCCGGCACACGCCTGTTGGAGATAGGCACCGGATGGGGCGGGCTGGCGCTGCGTGCCGCCGACCGCGGCGCTCAGGTCGTCACGGCGACCCTCTCCGAGGAGCAGCTGAAGCTGGCGCGGGAGCGTGTACGGGCCGCGGGGCACGAGGATCGTGTGACGCTGCTGCTGCGCGACTACCGGCAGCTGACCGGCACGTACGACGCCATCGTCAGCGTCGAGATGATCGAAGCCGTCGGAGCGGAGTTCTGGGCGGGCTACTTCCGCTGCGTGGACCGGCTGCTGGCCCCCGGCGGCCGCGCCGTCCTGCAGGCCATCACGATGCCGCACGAACGGATGCTGGCCACCCGCAACACGTACACGTGGATCCAGAAGTACATCTTCCCGGGCGGGCTGCTGCCCTCCCTCGACGCCATCGACCACACCACCCGTGAGGCCACCGGGCTGCGGGTGACCCGGCAGGAACTCTTCGGGCCGCACTACGCGGAGACGCTCCGCCTGTGGCGCGAACGCTTCACCGAACGCGCTCCCGAGGCGGCAGCGCTCGGTTTCGACGCCACCTTCCAGCGGATGTGGACCTTCTATCTGGCCTACTCCGAGGCGGGATTCCGCGCCGGATACCTGGACGTCGGGCAGCTGCTCCTGACCCGGCCGTCAGAGCCCGCCGCACCCGGCGGGCCCGAGAAGGACAAGGAGAACCCCGCATGA
- a CDS encoding YrhK family protein encodes MSESSPRQPSHGSRKRPLTIRVEAAEAAIRRRYEAASIANDILIAVWFLVGSVMFFSPDWQTAGTWCFVFGSVELLVRPVIRMVRHTHLLRMHGGNYAAQESSQDF; translated from the coding sequence GTGTCCGAGTCAAGCCCCCGTCAGCCCTCCCACGGGAGCCGCAAACGGCCGCTGACGATCCGTGTCGAAGCCGCGGAGGCCGCGATCCGCCGGCGCTACGAGGCGGCGAGCATCGCCAACGACATCCTCATCGCCGTGTGGTTCCTCGTCGGCAGCGTCATGTTCTTCTCCCCCGACTGGCAGACGGCCGGTACCTGGTGCTTCGTCTTCGGCAGTGTGGAGCTGCTGGTGAGGCCGGTCATCCGGATGGTGCGCCACACGCACCTGCTGCGGATGCACGGCGGGAACTACGCGGCTCAGGAGTCCTCGCAGGACTTCTGA
- a CDS encoding S1 family peptidase, translating into MPRKLPVLAATAMAVGALGIAVMPATAGEPSPPGSAASVAATPAPEIAPGMLKSISKDLGITADDARKRIANEERAVAVEKQLREELGHHFGGAWVTGATSKLVVATTDRGDIAAIKEAGAEPKVVRNSLASLESAKSALDTSAVKRAPRGTSVWAVDVRNNSVVVRANEPAAAKDFLTRSGASASLVRVTQSAEKPRTYAEDLRGGDAYYTSGSTRCSIGFAVTKGGTDGFLTAGHCGKAGAKTTGHNRAAQGTVQARSFPGNDYGWVAVNSGWRAKPHVKGPGAANLSVAGSKKMPSGSSVCRSGSTSGWRCGTIEQHNATVSYEQGTVRGLSRTSVCAEPGDSGGPFVSGGQAQGTTSGGSGDCSTGGTTYYQPVAEPLSAYKLKLSTS; encoded by the coding sequence ATGCCCCGTAAGCTCCCGGTCCTCGCCGCCACGGCCATGGCCGTCGGCGCCCTCGGCATCGCCGTGATGCCCGCGACCGCGGGTGAGCCCTCCCCTCCCGGCTCCGCTGCCTCCGTGGCGGCGACGCCCGCCCCCGAGATCGCGCCGGGGATGCTCAAGAGCATCAGCAAGGACCTCGGCATCACCGCTGACGACGCCAGGAAGAGGATCGCCAACGAGGAGCGGGCCGTCGCCGTCGAGAAGCAGCTGCGCGAGGAGCTGGGGCACCACTTCGGAGGCGCCTGGGTCACGGGAGCGACCTCGAAGCTCGTCGTCGCGACGACCGACCGCGGCGACATCGCCGCCATCAAGGAAGCCGGCGCCGAGCCGAAGGTGGTCCGGAACAGCCTGGCCAGCCTGGAGTCCGCGAAGAGCGCCCTCGACACCTCGGCGGTCAAGCGCGCGCCGCGCGGCACCTCGGTGTGGGCGGTGGACGTACGGAACAACAGCGTCGTCGTGCGGGCGAACGAGCCCGCCGCGGCGAAGGACTTCCTCACCCGCAGCGGTGCGTCCGCCTCGCTGGTCCGGGTGACGCAGTCCGCCGAGAAACCCCGCACGTACGCCGAGGATCTGCGCGGTGGTGACGCCTACTACACCTCCGGCTCGACCCGCTGCTCCATCGGATTCGCCGTCACCAAGGGCGGTACCGACGGGTTCCTCACCGCCGGGCACTGCGGAAAGGCGGGCGCGAAGACGACGGGCCACAACAGAGCCGCACAAGGCACCGTCCAGGCCCGGTCCTTCCCGGGCAACGACTACGGCTGGGTCGCGGTGAACAGCGGCTGGCGGGCGAAGCCGCACGTGAAGGGCCCCGGCGCCGCGAACCTGTCGGTCGCCGGGTCGAAGAAGATGCCCTCCGGTTCCTCGGTCTGCCGTTCCGGGTCGACCAGCGGCTGGCGCTGCGGCACCATCGAGCAGCACAACGCCACCGTCTCCTACGAGCAGGGCACGGTCCGGGGGCTGAGCCGTACGTCCGTGTGCGCCGAACCGGGCGACTCGGGCGGGCCGTTCGTCTCCGGCGGCCAGGCCCAGGGGACGACGTCGGGCGGCTCGGGCGACTGCTCGACGGGCGGTACGACCTACTATCAGCCGGTCGCCGAGCCGCTCTCCGCGTACAAGCTGAAACTGAGCACCAGCTGA
- a CDS encoding DUF1365 domain-containing protein — translation MVTPQTAVVRAGTTGQPALYDCLVTHVRNRPLRHTVRHRTYMWLVDVDRLPRLPRLLRPLARFESRDHFGGTAPTIRAGLERFLAAKGMDAPAGQVLMLANARVLGHVFNPLTLYWCHDRGGEQTCVVAEVHNTYGERHCYLLHTDEGGSATTGKEFYVSPFFPVDGAYRMRLPRPGTALSLSVQLERAGGRPFTATLRGRRRPATTRSLLRAALRHPWPTAAVTAAIRLHGIRLYLRGLPVRPRPRRRIQEGLE, via the coding sequence ATGGTGACCCCGCAGACCGCCGTCGTCCGGGCGGGAACGACAGGCCAACCGGCCCTGTACGACTGCCTCGTGACGCATGTACGGAACCGGCCGCTGCGCCACACTGTGCGGCACCGCACCTACATGTGGCTCGTCGACGTGGACCGCCTGCCGCGGCTGCCCCGCCTGCTGCGCCCCCTCGCCCGCTTCGAGAGCCGCGACCACTTCGGCGGCACGGCGCCGACGATCCGCGCCGGCCTGGAGCGCTTCCTCGCCGCCAAGGGCATGGACGCGCCCGCAGGGCAGGTGCTGATGCTCGCCAACGCCCGCGTCCTCGGCCACGTCTTCAACCCGCTGACGCTCTACTGGTGCCACGACCGCGGCGGCGAACAGACCTGCGTGGTCGCCGAGGTTCACAACACCTACGGCGAGCGGCACTGCTACCTGCTGCACACCGACGAGGGCGGATCGGCCACCACCGGCAAGGAGTTCTACGTCTCGCCGTTCTTCCCGGTCGACGGTGCCTACCGGATGCGGCTGCCCCGTCCCGGCACCGCGCTGAGCCTGTCCGTGCAACTGGAGCGCGCCGGCGGGCGGCCGTTCACCGCCACCCTGCGTGGACGGCGCCGGCCCGCGACCACCCGGAGCCTGCTCCGGGCCGCGCTCCGTCACCCCTGGCCCACCGCCGCCGTGACCGCCGCCATCAGGCTGCACGGCATCCGCCTGTATCTGCGCGGCCTGCCCGTGCGCCCCCGTCCCCGTCGCCGGATCCAGGAGGGTCTGGAGTGA
- a CDS encoding SAM-dependent methyltransferase produces the protein MNPGGAAQSLSPLLKEFVGSPLPVRLRAWDGSETDPEDSAEDAPLLVLHSRRALRRLLWQPGELGLAEAYITKDIDVEGDLTDALRTVWRTVRAGGLRPPRVTPRAAARAFRVLLGLGAVGLRPPAPALRARQSGRLHSRDRDRAAVSHHYDFSNDFYALLLDESMAYSCGYWRRPDDPAYTLKDAQHDKLELVCRKLDLHPGARFLDIGCGWGSLTLHAARNYKARVTAVTLASEQAAAVTGRVREEGLEDLVDVQLRDYRDIEPGTYDAVSSIEMGEHVGDAEYPAFAASLHERLRPRGRLLVQQMSRGRNAPGGGAFIETYIAPDMHMRPLGHTVSLLEGAGLEVRGVESLREDYVRTIAAWRRSLEERRSEVTELVGEEAARVWRLYLAGGMLAFEEGRMGVDQILAVRPDAEGRSGMAGGGR, from the coding sequence ATGAACCCAGGCGGTGCCGCACAGAGTCTCTCGCCCCTGCTGAAGGAGTTCGTCGGCAGCCCGCTCCCCGTGCGGCTGCGCGCCTGGGACGGCAGCGAGACGGACCCCGAGGACTCGGCCGAGGACGCGCCGCTGCTGGTGCTCCACTCCCGCCGCGCGCTGCGCCGGCTTCTGTGGCAGCCCGGCGAACTCGGCCTGGCCGAGGCGTACATCACCAAGGACATCGACGTCGAAGGCGATCTCACCGATGCGTTGCGCACCGTGTGGCGCACGGTCCGCGCCGGCGGCCTGCGCCCGCCCCGGGTCACTCCGCGCGCCGCCGCCCGCGCGTTCCGGGTGCTATTGGGGCTGGGCGCCGTCGGGCTGCGGCCGCCCGCGCCCGCCCTGCGGGCCCGTCAGTCCGGGCGGCTGCACAGCCGGGACCGCGACCGGGCGGCCGTGAGCCACCACTACGACTTCTCCAACGACTTCTACGCCCTGCTCCTCGACGAGTCGATGGCGTACTCCTGCGGCTACTGGCGTCGCCCCGACGACCCGGCCTACACACTCAAGGACGCCCAGCACGACAAGCTCGAACTCGTCTGCCGCAAGCTCGATCTGCACCCCGGTGCCCGGTTCCTCGACATCGGCTGCGGATGGGGATCGCTCACACTGCACGCCGCGCGGAACTACAAGGCCCGGGTCACGGCCGTCACCCTGGCGAGCGAGCAGGCGGCCGCAGTGACCGGCCGGGTCCGCGAGGAGGGGCTGGAGGACCTCGTCGACGTGCAGCTGCGGGACTACCGCGACATCGAGCCGGGCACCTACGACGCCGTCAGCTCCATCGAGATGGGCGAACACGTCGGCGACGCCGAATACCCGGCGTTCGCCGCCTCGCTGCACGAGCGGCTGAGGCCCCGCGGGCGGCTGCTCGTCCAGCAGATGTCGCGTGGCCGCAACGCGCCCGGCGGCGGCGCCTTCATCGAGACCTACATCGCCCCCGACATGCACATGCGCCCTCTCGGTCACACCGTCTCCCTGCTGGAGGGCGCGGGACTCGAGGTGCGTGGCGTGGAGTCACTCCGCGAGGACTACGTCCGTACGATCGCAGCCTGGCGCCGCAGCCTGGAGGAGCGCAGGTCCGAAGTGACGGAGCTGGTCGGTGAGGAAGCGGCGCGGGTGTGGCGCCTGTATCTGGCGGGCGGGATGCTCGCCTTCGAGGAGGGACGCATGGGCGTGGACCAGATCCTGGCCGTACGTCCCGACGCGGAGGGCCGCAGCGGAATGGCGGGCGGCGGCCGGTGA
- a CDS encoding NAD(P)/FAD-dependent oxidoreductase, whose translation MAERSGSGRRRRVAVVGSGVAGLTAAYVLQRSDEVSLYEADGRLGGHAHTHDVPSANGRLQRIDSGFIVHNERTYPMLLRLFRELGVRTQPSEMSMSVRCEGCGLEYAGARGARGVFAQPRSLARLRFLRMVAEVPRFHRQARRLLEEGDGRGRAAGERADRDALTLGEFLARGRYSAYFVTHFMTPLVSAVWSCDSATALRYPAAYLFRFLQHHGMLSVKGSPKWRTVAGGSREYVERIAKQLTAVHTATPVRTVRRFGDRAEIVTEDGTSHDYDAVVLATHADTALRLLAEPTGAEREVLGAFRYSRNPTLMHTDRSVLPRTGAARASWNYLMPSCRTDSASVRITYDMNRLQRLDAPEDHLVTLGGGDRVDPASVLATMVYEHPVYTPESVAAQQRLPELASAVTAFAGAYHGWGFHEDGCRSGVDAAAALGVRW comes from the coding sequence ATGGCAGAGCGCAGTGGCAGTGGCAGGCGGCGCCGGGTGGCCGTGGTCGGCAGTGGCGTGGCAGGGCTGACAGCCGCCTACGTGCTCCAGCGGTCGGACGAGGTGTCCCTGTACGAGGCGGACGGCCGGCTCGGCGGGCACGCCCACACCCACGACGTGCCGTCGGCGAACGGCCGTCTCCAGCGCATCGACTCCGGCTTCATCGTGCACAACGAACGCACGTATCCGATGCTGCTGCGGCTCTTCCGCGAACTCGGCGTCCGTACGCAGCCTTCCGAGATGAGCATGTCCGTGCGGTGCGAGGGCTGCGGCCTGGAGTACGCGGGTGCCCGGGGTGCGCGCGGCGTCTTCGCACAGCCCCGCAGCCTCGCCCGGCTCCGCTTCCTGCGCATGGTCGCCGAGGTGCCGCGCTTCCACCGTCAGGCCCGGCGACTGCTGGAGGAGGGCGACGGCCGGGGCCGGGCGGCCGGCGAGCGGGCCGACCGGGACGCCCTCACGCTGGGGGAGTTCCTCGCGAGGGGACGCTACTCGGCCTATTTCGTCACGCACTTCATGACGCCGCTGGTCTCCGCCGTGTGGTCCTGCGACTCGGCCACGGCGCTGCGCTACCCGGCCGCCTACCTGTTCCGCTTCCTGCAACACCACGGCATGCTCAGCGTCAAGGGCTCGCCGAAGTGGCGGACGGTCGCCGGCGGCTCGCGCGAATACGTCGAGCGGATCGCCAAGCAGCTGACGGCAGTTCACACCGCGACGCCCGTACGAACGGTGCGGCGCTTCGGCGACCGGGCCGAGATCGTCACGGAGGACGGGACGTCACACGATTACGACGCCGTCGTGCTGGCCACACACGCCGACACGGCGCTTCGGCTGCTCGCCGAACCCACCGGCGCGGAGCGCGAAGTCCTCGGCGCCTTCCGCTACTCGCGCAACCCCACGCTGATGCACACGGACCGCTCGGTGCTGCCACGGACCGGTGCCGCCCGCGCCTCCTGGAACTACCTGATGCCCTCCTGCCGCACCGACTCCGCGTCCGTGCGCATCACTTACGACATGAACCGGCTCCAGCGCCTCGACGCACCGGAGGACCATCTCGTCACCCTCGGCGGCGGAGACAGGGTGGACCCCGCCTCGGTGCTGGCCACCATGGTCTACGAACACCCCGTCTACACACCGGAGTCGGTCGCCGCCCAGCAGCGGCTGCCCGAACTCGCCTCCGCCGTCACCGCGTTCGCGGGTGCCTACCACGGCTGGGGCTTCCACGAGGACGGCTGCCGCTCGGGCGTCGACGCTGCCGCGGCGCTGGGGGTGCGATGGTGA
- a CDS encoding anti-sigma factor, which translates to MSGAELHTLTGAYAVHALPATERDTFERHLAACPSCEREVAELRATAGRLGLAVSESTSPQMRASVLRQIAGVRQEPPKIADGPAPGRRGTGGRARPGGSRGRLRSLPRFALAACLAAVAAVSGGVAVWQYEAAQDAREQAEQSRQYQEELARVLAAPDARTAGRSELPGGASGTVVVSRDRDRAAFLASGLEAPPTGKVYQLWFADGQKMRSAGLMDSAGGGSKAVLMEGKVGRASAMGVTVEPAGGSPQPTTEPLALMKLPRA; encoded by the coding sequence GTGAGCGGGGCCGAACTGCACACGCTGACCGGCGCATACGCCGTACATGCGCTGCCCGCCACGGAACGCGACACGTTCGAGCGCCACCTTGCGGCCTGCCCTTCCTGCGAACGGGAGGTCGCCGAGCTGCGGGCCACGGCCGGCCGGCTGGGCCTGGCCGTCTCCGAGAGCACGTCGCCGCAGATGCGGGCGAGTGTGCTGCGGCAGATCGCCGGCGTGCGTCAGGAGCCGCCGAAGATCGCCGATGGACCCGCACCGGGCCGACGAGGCACCGGCGGGCGGGCACGCCCCGGCGGGAGCCGCGGGCGGCTGCGCTCCCTGCCGCGCTTCGCGCTCGCGGCATGCCTGGCGGCAGTGGCAGCCGTCTCGGGCGGTGTCGCGGTGTGGCAGTACGAGGCGGCACAGGACGCACGCGAACAGGCCGAGCAGTCACGTCAGTACCAGGAGGAACTGGCACGGGTGCTGGCGGCGCCGGACGCGAGGACGGCCGGGCGCAGCGAACTTCCGGGCGGGGCGTCGGGCACCGTCGTCGTCTCCCGCGACCGCGACCGTGCGGCCTTCCTCGCCTCCGGTCTGGAGGCGCCTCCCACGGGCAAGGTCTACCAACTGTGGTTCGCCGACGGGCAGAAGATGCGCTCGGCGGGACTGATGGACTCGGCGGGCGGCGGCAGCAAGGCCGTTCTGATGGAGGGCAAGGTGGGCCGGGCGTCGGCGATGGGTGTCACCGTCGAGCCGGCGGGCGGTTCGCCGCAGCCGACGACCGAGCCGCTGGCCCTGATGAAGCTTCCCCGGGCGTAG